The following are encoded in a window of Spirochaeta cellobiosiphila DSM 17781 genomic DNA:
- a CDS encoding cupin domain-containing protein: MEAKDFFIGPHEMKIEIVEGNVERRIYTGKNLQVVEYRFPPNKTFPPHSHDIQEQMGYCVSGRLGFNIGGIEKELHPGEWYHAPIGVEHNAWTFDEPAVLLDIFSPPRDDLR, translated from the coding sequence ATGGAAGCTAAAGATTTTTTTATCGGACCTCATGAAATGAAAATTGAGATTGTAGAGGGCAATGTAGAAAGGAGAATTTATACAGGCAAGAACTTACAAGTAGTCGAATATAGATTCCCCCCTAACAAAACCTTTCCTCCCCATAGCCACGATATTCAGGAACAAATGGGTTATTGTGTCAGTGGTCGACTGGGATTTAATATTGGTGGAATTGAAAAAGAACTTCATCCTGGAGAGTGGTATCATGCCCCCATAGGAGTGGAACATAATGCATGGACTTTTGATGAACCAGCCGTTTTACTGGATATTTTTTCACCACCCAGGGATGATTTAAGATAA